From the genome of Gammaproteobacteria bacterium, one region includes:
- a CDS encoding STAS domain-containing protein, translating to MQSTICKKAGVIYINGAVTFETVAEIQKNITHLLQDREFSSECCINLEAVAQVNSAALALLVELKKQSIVHKRVIVFVHPPERLLLLAQVCGVAEWLGFKESLLGRT from the coding sequence ATGCAGTCTACTATCTGCAAGAAAGCAGGGGTTATTTACATCAATGGGGCGGTGACATTTGAAACGGTCGCTGAGATTCAAAAAAATATTACGCATTTATTGCAAGATAGAGAATTTTCATCAGAATGCTGCATCAACTTAGAGGCGGTTGCGCAAGTGAACAGCGCGGCATTAGCATTGCTAGTGGAGTTGAAGAAGCAATCTATTGTGCATAAGCGAGTCATTGTTTTTGTTCATCCTCCAGAGCGCCTATTGTTATTGGCCCAAGTGTGCGGTGTCGCTGAGTGGTTGGGGTTCAAAGAGTCGTTGCTTGGGAGAACTTGA